TCCTGGCCGCCATCGTCGCCATCGGTCCCGTGACCGTCGCGGCCAGCATGTTCCCTCCGGCGGCGCGCCGCGCGGCTCCCGCGGACGGCGACGCCCCCGGCCCGTCGGCGCTCGGCACGGTCGCGCTGTTGCACCGCATCTGCCGCGTCTACGCCGGTGTCGGACTGACGGTCCCGCTCTTCGGGTTCGCCACCGGCGCCGCCATGGGCGTCCTGGGCAGCGGATGGCTCGTCACCTCCATCGCGCTGACCGCCGCTGCCGCGGGCGTCCTGGTCGCGTTCGTCCTGCCCCGTCAGGAGGAAGTCCTCGGGCAGTTGAAGGGCGAGCAGACCATGGACCACCGGAGCACCGTGCAACTCGCCATGTTCACCGGGATCTTCAACCTGCTCTGGGCCACGGTCACCGTCCTGATGATCGTCCGGCCGGGTTCCACGACCGGAGCCTGAGATCGCCCCGTTGCGCCTGTCACGGATGTCCGGTCTGCGTCAAGTCATCCCAGGGAATTCACACTCCGGGACTCTGTGCCGCCTACACTCGCAGTCTCGCCCCCGTGGGGCCGACGAGCAGAAAGGCACGTTGACGGGTGTTCCAGGATTCCCCCATCTACGACCGACTCATCGCGGAGCGCGGCGACGTACCCGCACAGGTGCGCCGCGAGGCCGAACGTGTGAGCAGGGAACTGGAGCTGGTCATGCGGCCCTCGCAGTCCCTCGGCTACGACCGGCCGCACTCCCCGGGGGCGGGCTGGCAGCGCGCCGGCATGCTCCCCGGCCCGCGACCCCAGTGACCCGGCGCCGGGCCCGATGTGTGGCGGGCCCGGTGCTCAGCGCACCGTCGCGTTCGAGCCGTCGAGGCGCGACGGCTCCTCCGGGACCGGCCGGGCCAGCCACTCGGCGATGGTGCGGGCGATCGGCTGACCCGTCTCCACCTCGACGAACCCGAACTGCCCGGACTGGTTGCACTCCAGGAACCACCAGGTCCCGTCGGCGTCCTCCGCGAAGTCGAAGGCGCCGTACGCCAGTTCGGCCTCGCGCAGATACGCCAGGACGCCCGTCGCGACGCGCGGCGGCACGTCGGCCGGCTGCCAGGGCGCGCCGGGTGCCGCGAACCGCACGTCGACCTCGTCGGGATCCGCGTCCGCAGCGGTCGCCTTGCGGGCCGCCAGCATCCGTTCGCCCACGACGGTGAGCCGGATGTCGGCCCGCTTGGCGATCCGCCGCTGTAACAGCGTCGGTCCGAACGCGACGGCGGAGAAGTCCGTGTCCGGCGCGACCCGGGTCGTCGGCACCGCCCGTGGCGGGTCCTGCGGATGCGCGCCCGACACCGGCTTGACCACCAGATCCGGGTAGCGCTCGGCGAACTCGCGGGCCGCGCGCGGGAAGGTCGTGATCAGCGTCGCCGGCACGGGCAGGCCGCACCGCTGGGCCAGACGCAGCTGCCAGGGCTTGTGCCGGGCCCGGCCGGCCGCGTCGGGATGGTTCATCCAGCGCGCCTCCGAGCCCCGCAGCATGCCGTAGAGCGCCTGCGCGGCCTCCTCGGTCAGCCACGCGGACGGCTGCGCCGCCCGCGCGGCCGGGGTGCCGGGCCGGCGCACCCAGACCGACCGCAACCCCCCGATGCTCACCAGCCGCCCCCCGGCGGACAGATGGCCGCGGAACCGGCCGTGGACGTACTCCCCTGACAGCGCGACGCCCCCCGTGAGGTCGGCGGGGTCGACCCGGACCACCGGAACCCCGGCGCCGTTCAGGTGCACGACCACCATGTCCGCGGTCACGTCCTCCTCACAGGTGAGGATCAGTACGGTCATCTTCGGCGGCCCGCGGTCAGTCGTCGAAGTGGGTCTTGGAACCGGCGGTGGACGTCGTGGTGCCGAACTCTCTCAACACGGCGAAGTCGCAGGCGGCGACCCGGCCGTCGCGGAGCACGTTCAGCTGCAGCCCGGCGTCGTACACGTACGGAGTGGCCGCTTCCAACTCCACTGCCGGGCGCGCGTAGTTGAGCGCGAACGGTTGCATCGTCTCTCCCTCGTCGGTACTGCGCCGATCAAGCGAAGGTCCAGGGGCGCGGCCACCCGGTCCGCCGGCTCGTTTCGGCTTCCAGAGACTTATACGAATCGAACGGGTGGTTGGTTTCCTTACTTTCCGTAGTCATCGGGCCGGTTGACGGTCCGGCCGGTGTGACGTACTGCGTTCCCGCTCGCCGAGGGAGCCGCGGACAGTGCGCAGAGCGAGCAGCAGGACACCGATGTCGTCCAGGTACACGGGGTCGGGCAGCAGGTCGGCGGGCAGCACGAAATACAGGACCGCGCCCCAGAAGACCCACCGCGGGCCGGTGGGCAGCCCCGCGCGCCGCAGATCGCGCCGGGTCCGCACCAGCCGCACGAGGACGCCGACGGCGAAGGCGAGGACGAGGGCCGCGAGACCCGTGAGCAGAATGATCACCGTTGTGGTCGTATCCACGGGCTGCCCTCCTCCTGGCGTGCCGCGACACGGGGTGTCCCTTCCTGGATTCCCGTTTCCGGCGGCTGTATTGCGCCCGGGGCCCGACATGTCGGCGCGTCGGCGGATTTTCCCGTGCGGGCGGTCATCCCGGTGGCTCACCCGAGTGGCACGGTGTGACGGGGGCGCCTAGTAATGGTCACCGTAACGTCGCTCGTCACACGACGGGGGGCGCAGGAGCGGCCGCACTCTTCCCATGGAGGCGAGTATGACCACCTGCTCTTCATCACCCCGCTCGAACGAACCTGCCATACCCCACGAGCCGAACGGGTCCGCCCAGCCGTCCGCCGAGACCACCGTCGCCACCGGCACGTACCAGGTGGAGCAGACGAGCACGCAGCCCGCCGCGCCGGGCCCCGACGGCCCGCACCGGCCGACCGAGCCGCCCGCGGTCCCTGGCCCGGACCACGCGGACCTGTCCTACGCCGCGCCCGCCGCTCCGGGCCCGGACCAGGCGGACCGGCCGGCGACGCCGCCCGCTGTCCCCGGCCTCGACCCGGCGGATCAGGCACCGGCGCGGCCCGTTTCCCCCGGCCCGGACGAGGCGTCCGCGCGGCCCTTTGCCCCCGCCTCGGACCAGCCTGCCGAGCGGCCCGTCGCCGCGTCGGGTTCCGGCCAGGCGGACTTGGCGGCAGAGCGGCCCGTCGCCGCGCCGGGCTCCGGCCCGGTGGACTCGACGGCCGAGCGGTCCTCCGCCCCCGGCCCCGCTCACCTCGACCACGCGACCGCGCATCCCGCCCCCGGCGACCCGACGGTGACGGACGGACAGTCGGGCGCCCCCGTCCTGGACCGGAGCGGCCTGGCGGACGCTCACCCCGGCGCCTCAACCCCGGACGGGACCGAAGCGGTGGACGCGCGGCCCGGTGCTGTCGCTCCGGACCGGACGCCCCAGGCGTCCCCCGAGCCCGCGCAGCCGCCCGCGCCCGGCCAGGACCAGACCGACCCATCCACTGCGCGGCCGTTCGTCATCCGCTCGCTGGACGACAATCCGGTGGAGCTCCGGCCCGGCACCGGGCCGGGCACCGGCGGCGTGCCGTACGGCGACGCGGTCAGCGACCTGGTGCACGCCGCCGTGGCGGACCGGCCACTGGAGGAAGTCGTCGACCTCATCACCTCGCTGGAGGAGTCGCCCGACCACACCCAGGCCAAGGTCGACGCGCTGCGCACCGCCGGGGTGACCCGGCCCGTGGAGGACGTCTCCCGGCTGATCGCCCTGCTGACCAAGCCTCCGCGCGACGCCGACTGCGCGGACGAGGCGATCCGGGCCGCGGCCGCCCACCGTCCGGTGGAGGAGGTGACCCGGCTGGTCACCCTGCTGCACAAGGAGCCGCAGGAGCCCCACGTCCGCGAGGAGGCACTGCGGGCGGCCGCCACCGGCCGGTCCGTCGGGGAACTGGTCGAGCTGATCGACCGCCTCGGCCTGGAGCGCCTGGACCGCGAGCGCCGCCCGCCGAACGGGACGTCGCACCCCGGCGGCGGAGCCGCCGAGCCCGGGGCGCCCGTCCGGCCGGGCAAGCGCCGCGCGGCACGCAAGGCCGCGGCCGGCGAGACCCACCGGACCCTCGACGCCCCGCCCCCGGACCGCGACCGCGCCCAGGAGCGCTTCGCCCGCTCCGTGTCCTGGTCGGGCTGGCTCGCCGCCCTGGCACTCGCCGTGTGCGCGGTGGCCCACTTCCCGCTCCAGCGCGGCGACGCCTCCCTGCGCCTGCACGCGTTCGCCCTCGGCCTGTCGGTGCTGTGCACGGTGCTGGCGCTGCTGCTGGCCCTGCGCCCCGTCGCCGTGGTGCTGGCCGGGGCGGTGCTGGTGCCCACGGTGCTGGCCGGGGCCCAGGCGTACGGGAGTTCCTACCCGGCGGCGTCCCTGTCCCGGGCCGTGGACCTCGCCCTCGCCCCGCCCTGGCTCGCCGCCGCGATCGCCGTCTGCGCGGCACTGCTGGCCCTCGTCGCGCTGGTCTTCCGCGTCCTGGCGCCCATCGCGAGCCGGCAGTGGGCGCCCGCGCCGGCGCCCGAGCCGGGCCCCGTGGCGGAGTGACGCCCGGGCACCGCGGCGGGTCCGGACCGGCAAAGTCGCCCCGTCACCGAGCCGGACCGGATCCGCTCACCCGTGGATCCGGTCCCGCCCGCGTGTCCGTACCTGCGAGCTACGCCCGCGAGCCGGGCATCCCGGCCAGCAACCGGTCCGGCGTGAGCGGGAGTTCACGGAAGCGGACGCCGGTGGCGTGATGGACCGCGTTGCCGATCGCCGCGGCCGTCCCGACGATGCCGATCTCCCCGATCCCCTTGCCACCCAGAGGGTTCAGCCACGGATCGTCCTCGTCGAGCCAGTGCGCCTCGATCTCGCCGACGTCGGCGTGCACGGGCACGTGGTACGAGGCCAGGTCCGACTCGGTGAAGTCACCGAACGCCGCGTCCACCGTGCTGCCCTCGGTCAGCGCCATGCCCAGGCCCATCACCATGCCGCCGACGAACTGGGAACGCGCCGTACGGGCGTTGAGGATGCGCCCGGCCGCGTACACGCCGAGCAGCCGGCCGACGCGCACCTCGCCGGAGACCGTGTCCACGGCGACCTCGGCGAAGTGCGCCCCGAAGGCGTGCCGCGCCCGGTCGCTCTCGGCGTCCGCCGTGCCGGAGGTGTCGGCGCGGGCCTCGATGCCCGGCCCGGGCAGCGGCCCGGTGTGCCCGGCCAGCCGCCGGGCCAGCCGGGCGCAGGCCTCGTGGACCGCCCAGCCCCAGGAGGCGGTGCCGGACGAACCGCCGGCCAGCGGCGCCGCGGGCAGCTCACTGCTGCCGATCTCGATGCGCACCCGCTCCAGCGGCACCCCGAGGGCGTCGGCGCCCACCTGCGCGAGCACGGTCCGGGCCCCCGTACCGATGTCGGTGGCGTTGACCCGCACCAGGTACGTCCCGTCGGGCAGGGCACGGGCCGCGGCCGTGGAGGGCCCCACCATGACGGGGTACGTCGCCGCCGCCACACCCGTGCCCAGCAGCAGGGGCCCTTCCCGGCGGACGCCCGGGCGGGGATCGCGCCCATCCCAGCCGAAGCGCCGGGCGCCCTCCCGCAGGCACTCGACCAGGTGCCTGCTGCTGAACGGCCTGCCGCTGTCGGGTTCGACGTCCGGCTCGTTGCGGACGCGCAGCTCGACCGGGTCCATGCCGAGTCCGGTGGCCAGCTCGTCCATGGCCGACTCCAGCGCGTACATGCCCGGAGCCTCGCCCGGCGCCCGCATCCACGACGGCGACGGCACGTCCAGCGCGGCGACCCGGTGCGCCGTACGGCGGTGGGGCGCGGCGTACATCACCCGCGCGGGGACCGCCGCGTGCTCCACGAACTCCTTGACGCGGGAGGTGTGCGTGGCGACCTCGTGCGTCAGCGAGACGAGACGGCCGTCCGCGTCGGCCCCCAGGCGCAGCCGGTGCAGCGTCGGGGCGCGGTGCCCGACGACGGCGGGCAGGTACCGGCGGGGGAGTGCCACGGTGACGGGCCGCCCGGTCTGCCGGGCCGCCATCGCGGCGAGCACGACGTCGGGCCGTGGTGTCCCCTTGGAGCCGAAGCCGCCGCCGACGTGCTCGGCGGTGACGACGATCCGCTCCTCGGGCAGCCCGAACAGCCCCGCGAGCGCGGCCCGTACGGCATTCGTGCCCTGGCTGGAGGTGTGCACCGTGAGCCGGCCGTCCTCCCAGCGGGCGGTGCTGGCGTGCGGCTCCATGGGGTGGTTGTGCAGCGGCGGCACCCGGTACGCCACGTCGACCCGGGCGGCCGAGGAGTCGAACGCCCCGTCGGGATCGCCGTGTTCGCGCAGGCCCGGCTCACCGGTGTTGGCCTCCTCGGGCACGTACAGGCCCGGGTGCGAGGCGGTGAGGACCACGTCGTGCTCCTCGGCGTCGTACTCGACGCGGACGGCTGCGGCACCGGCCCGGGCCGCCTCCAGGGTCTCGGCCACGACCAGGGCCACGAACCAGCCCCGGTGCGGAACCCGCGGGTCCTGGAGCACGGCGAGCGTGGCGTCGTCCGGCTCCCCGAGCCGCGGCGCGTTCTCGTGGGTGAGGACGGCGAGCACCCCCGGCACGGCCAGGGCGGCCGCCGTGTCGACGCCGGTCACCCGCCCCCGGGCGACGGCCGCCGGCACGGGCCAGGCCTGGGCCCGGCCGGGGACGTGGTACTCGGCGGCGTAGCGGGCGGTGCCGCCGACCTTCTCCCGTCCCTCCCGGCGTTCGGCGGGAGCGCC
This genomic stretch from Streptomyces sp. Go-475 harbors:
- the tgmB gene encoding ATP-grasp ribosomal peptide maturase, with amino-acid sequence MTVLILTCEEDVTADMVVVHLNGAGVPVVRVDPADLTGGVALSGEYVHGRFRGHLSAGGRLVSIGGLRSVWVRRPGTPAARAAQPSAWLTEEAAQALYGMLRGSEARWMNHPDAAGRARHKPWQLRLAQRCGLPVPATLITTFPRAAREFAERYPDLVVKPVSGAHPQDPPRAVPTTRVAPDTDFSAVAFGPTLLQRRIAKRADIRLTVVGERMLAARKATAADADPDEVDVRFAAPGAPWQPADVPPRVATGVLAYLREAELAYGAFDFAEDADGTWWFLECNQSGQFGFVEVETGQPIARTIAEWLARPVPEEPSRLDGSNATVR
- the tgmA gene encoding putative ATP-grasp-modified RiPP, with the translated sequence MQPFALNYARPAVELEAATPYVYDAGLQLNVLRDGRVAACDFAVLREFGTTTSTAGSKTHFDD
- a CDS encoding YkvA family protein, encoding MDTTTTVIILLTGLAALVLAFAVGVLVRLVRTRRDLRRAGLPTGPRWVFWGAVLYFVLPADLLPDPVYLDDIGVLLLALRTVRGSLGERERSTSHRPDRQPAR
- a CDS encoding xanthine dehydrogenase family protein molybdopterin-binding subunit produces the protein MTGSVGAPAERREGREKVGGTARYAAEYHVPGRAQAWPVPAAVARGRVTGVDTAAALAVPGVLAVLTHENAPRLGEPDDATLAVLQDPRVPHRGWFVALVVAETLEAARAGAAAVRVEYDAEEHDVVLTASHPGLYVPEEANTGEPGLREHGDPDGAFDSSAARVDVAYRVPPLHNHPMEPHASTARWEDGRLTVHTSSQGTNAVRAALAGLFGLPEERIVVTAEHVGGGFGSKGTPRPDVVLAAMAARQTGRPVTVALPRRYLPAVVGHRAPTLHRLRLGADADGRLVSLTHEVATHTSRVKEFVEHAAVPARVMYAAPHRRTAHRVAALDVPSPSWMRAPGEAPGMYALESAMDELATGLGMDPVELRVRNEPDVEPDSGRPFSSRHLVECLREGARRFGWDGRDPRPGVRREGPLLLGTGVAAATYPVMVGPSTAAARALPDGTYLVRVNATDIGTGARTVLAQVGADALGVPLERVRIEIGSSELPAAPLAGGSSGTASWGWAVHEACARLARRLAGHTGPLPGPGIEARADTSGTADAESDRARHAFGAHFAEVAVDTVSGEVRVGRLLGVYAAGRILNARTARSQFVGGMVMGLGMALTEGSTVDAAFGDFTESDLASYHVPVHADVGEIEAHWLDEDDPWLNPLGGKGIGEIGIVGTAAAIGNAVHHATGVRFRELPLTPDRLLAGMPGSRA